One part of the Haemophilus parainfluenzae genome encodes these proteins:
- the mukB gene encoding chromosome partition protein MukB translates to MSDVLELENEIYQDEPEQSTEQVEEEFIAPVLNQHNGVERGKFRSLTLINWNGFFARTFDLDELVTTLSGGNGAGKSTTMAGFVTALIPDLTLLHFRNTTEAGSTGGSRDKGLHGKLRPGVCYAVLDTINSRHQRILVGVRLQQIAGRDKKVDLKTFSIQGVELSLNPTSLFTETVGERQARVLNLNELKDKIENLGAQFKQYHSITDYHGMMFDLGIIPKRLRSASDRSKFYKLIEASLYGGISSAITRSLRDYLLPENLGVRKAFQDMESALRENRMTLEAIKVTQSDRDLFKHLITETTNYVASDYMRNANERRGNIEAALGFRRDWYKAKAEQELSQHRLIDLSREAAELAENERTLEVDHQSAADHLNLVLNALRHQEKVSRYQEDVAELTEKLEEQKMVVETATEQLEESQAQFEQTELEIDQVRAQLADYQQALDAQQTRALQYQQAIAALEKAKTLCGLADLSVKNAEDYQAEFAVHAESLTEQVLELEHKMSISEAAKSQFDKAYQLVCKIAGDMPRSSAWESAKELLREYPTQKIQAQQTPQLRAKLHELEQRYAQQQSAVKLLADFNQRADLSLETADELEAYHAEQEELIESLNEEFAEQVENRSTLRQKRESLTALYEENARKAPAWLTAQAALERLQEQSGETFEHSQDVMHFMQSQLVKERELTIQRDNLEKQRQQLDEQISRLSQPDGSEDARLNVLAERFGGVLLSELYDDVPIEDAPYFSALYGPARHAIVVHDLNMVREQLANLEDCPDDLYLIEGDPNAFDDSVLSAQELEMGVVVQVSDRELRYSKFPQIPLFGRAAREKHLEELQAKRDEIAEEYAQIAFDVQKCQRLHEHFSQFVGLHLALAFQPNPEEVMAEINQERNEIDRELNQFSSTEQQIRIKLDNAKEKMQLLNKLMPQLNLLADEELLDRIEECREQLDIAEQDESFIRQHGVALSQLEPIANTLQSDPENYERLKADLTQAVERQKQVQQRVFALADVVQRKNHFSYEDAGQAETSELNEQLRQRLEQLQSQRDTQREQLRQKQSQFAQYNQVFIHLQSSYDSKNQLLKELIAEIGELGVRVDEGAEERARNRRDELYQQLSTSRQRRSYVEKQLTLIESEAENLNKRIRKAERDYKTQRELVVAAKASWCVVLRLSRNSDVEKRLNRRELAYLSADELRSMSDKALGALRTAVADNEYLRDALRISEDSRKPENKVRFFIAVYQHLRERIRQDIIKTDDPIDAIEQMEIELNRLTEELTGREKKLAISSESVANIMRKTIQREQNRIRMLNQGLQNIAFGQVKSVRLVVNIRDTHAMLLDALSGKQEEYQDLFSDNRITFSEAIAKLYQRINPHIDMGQRTAQTIGEELLDYRNYLELEVEVFRGADGWLRAESGALSTGEAIGTGMSILLMVVQSWEEESRRIRGKDIVPCRLLFLDEAARLDGKSISTLFELCKRLDMQLLIAAPENISPEKGTTYKLVRKIAGNQEQVHVVGLRGFGAE, encoded by the coding sequence TGGATACCATCAACTCACGTCACCAACGAATTCTCGTAGGTGTGCGTCTGCAACAAATCGCAGGTCGTGATAAGAAAGTCGATTTAAAAACATTCTCGATTCAAGGTGTAGAATTATCCTTAAATCCGACCTCACTTTTCACTGAAACAGTCGGTGAGCGTCAAGCGCGTGTACTCAATTTAAATGAATTAAAAGACAAAATTGAAAATCTTGGTGCGCAATTTAAACAATATCATTCCATCACTGATTATCACGGCATGATGTTTGATTTAGGTATTATTCCAAAACGCTTACGTAGTGCCTCAGACCGTAGCAAATTCTATAAATTAATCGAAGCTTCTTTATACGGTGGTATTTCCAGCGCTATTACTCGTTCTTTACGTGATTACTTATTGCCAGAAAACCTTGGTGTGCGCAAAGCCTTCCAAGATATGGAAAGTGCGTTACGTGAAAACCGCATGACCCTTGAGGCAATTAAAGTTACGCAATCTGACCGTGATTTATTCAAACATTTAATCACCGAAACCACTAATTATGTGGCATCAGATTATATGCGTAACGCCAATGAACGTCGTGGCAATATCGAAGCGGCTTTAGGTTTCCGCCGTGATTGGTATAAAGCAAAAGCTGAGCAAGAATTATCGCAACATCGACTAATTGATTTAAGCCGTGAAGCAGCTGAATTGGCAGAAAATGAACGTACTTTAGAAGTCGATCACCAAAGTGCGGCGGATCATCTGAACTTGGTATTAAATGCGTTACGTCATCAAGAAAAAGTGTCGCGTTATCAAGAAGATGTGGCTGAACTTACAGAAAAATTAGAAGAACAAAAAATGGTTGTGGAAACCGCAACCGAACAGCTTGAAGAAAGCCAAGCACAATTTGAGCAAACAGAACTTGAAATTGACCAAGTACGTGCGCAACTTGCGGATTATCAACAAGCATTAGATGCACAACAAACCCGTGCATTGCAATATCAACAAGCAATTGCCGCACTTGAAAAAGCGAAAACCTTATGTGGTTTAGCGGATTTGAGCGTAAAAAATGCGGAAGATTACCAAGCAGAGTTTGCTGTCCATGCAGAAAGTCTTACCGAGCAAGTGCTTGAGTTAGAACATAAAATGTCTATTTCTGAAGCGGCTAAATCACAATTTGATAAAGCCTATCAGTTGGTATGTAAAATTGCTGGTGATATGCCACGTTCAAGTGCTTGGGAAAGTGCTAAAGAATTATTGCGTGAATATCCAACACAAAAAATTCAAGCACAACAAACCCCGCAATTACGCGCAAAATTACATGAGTTAGAGCAGCGCTATGCTCAACAACAAAGTGCGGTTAAATTATTGGCTGATTTTAATCAACGTGCTGATTTATCTTTAGAAACTGCTGATGAACTTGAAGCATACCACGCTGAACAAGAAGAACTCATTGAAAGTTTGAATGAAGAATTTGCTGAGCAAGTAGAAAACCGTTCAACTTTGCGTCAAAAACGTGAAAGTTTGACCGCACTTTACGAAGAAAATGCTCGTAAAGCACCGGCTTGGTTAACTGCTCAAGCCGCTTTAGAACGCTTACAAGAGCAAAGTGGTGAAACCTTCGAGCATAGCCAAGATGTGATGCATTTTATGCAATCACAATTGGTGAAAGAACGTGAGCTGACTATTCAACGTGACAATTTAGAAAAACAACGTCAACAATTAGACGAGCAAATTTCTCGTTTAAGCCAACCAGATGGTTCTGAAGATGCTCGCTTGAATGTGCTTGCAGAACGTTTTGGTGGTGTATTGCTTTCTGAATTATATGATGATGTACCAATTGAAGATGCACCTTATTTCTCGGCACTTTATGGTCCTGCACGTCATGCTATTGTCGTTCATGATCTCAACATGGTACGCGAACAATTAGCTAATTTAGAAGACTGTCCAGACGATTTATATTTAATCGAAGGTGACCCAAATGCCTTTGATGACAGTGTTCTTTCAGCTCAAGAGCTTGAAATGGGCGTTGTGGTGCAAGTTTCTGATCGTGAATTGCGCTATTCAAAATTCCCGCAAATTCCATTATTCGGCCGTGCAGCACGTGAAAAACATTTAGAAGAATTACAAGCTAAACGTGATGAAATTGCGGAAGAATACGCACAAATCGCCTTTGACGTACAAAAATGTCAACGTTTACACGAACACTTTAGTCAGTTTGTTGGCTTACATCTAGCCCTTGCGTTCCAACCAAACCCAGAAGAGGTGATGGCGGAAATCAATCAAGAACGCAATGAAATTGATCGCGAGCTCAATCAATTCTCAAGCACCGAACAACAAATTCGCATTAAATTGGATAATGCCAAAGAAAAAATGCAATTGTTGAATAAGTTAATGCCACAGCTTAACTTGCTCGCTGATGAAGAATTACTTGATCGCATTGAAGAGTGCCGCGAACAATTAGACATCGCAGAGCAAGATGAAAGCTTTATTCGTCAACATGGCGTTGCGTTGTCACAATTAGAACCGATTGCCAATACCTTACAAAGTGATCCAGAAAACTATGAACGCTTAAAAGCTGATTTAACTCAAGCGGTTGAACGTCAAAAACAAGTACAACAACGTGTATTTGCTTTAGCGGATGTAGTACAACGTAAAAATCACTTCAGCTATGAAGATGCAGGTCAAGCAGAAACGTCAGAGCTTAATGAGCAACTTCGTCAACGTTTGGAACAATTGCAGTCACAACGTGATACTCAACGTGAACAATTACGTCAAAAACAAAGCCAATTTGCACAATACAATCAAGTATTTATCCACTTGCAAAGTTCTTATGATAGTAAAAATCAATTGTTAAAAGAATTAATTGCTGAGATTGGTGAATTGGGTGTGCGAGTTGATGAAGGGGCAGAGGAACGTGCGAGAAATCGCCGTGATGAGTTGTATCAACAACTTTCAACCAGTCGTCAACGTCGTTCTTATGTTGAAAAACAATTAACACTTATTGAAAGCGAAGCGGAGAACTTAAATAAACGTATTCGCAAAGCGGAACGTGATTATAAAACTCAACGTGAATTAGTTGTGGCAGCGAAAGCCAGCTGGTGCGTGGTTCTCCGATTATCTCGTAATTCCGATGTGGAAAAACGACTCAATCGTCGTGAGTTAGCTTATTTATCTGCTGATGAGTTACGTTCAATGTCGGATAAAGCCTTAGGTGCGTTACGTACTGCGGTGGCAGATAATGAGTATCTACGCGATGCATTGCGTATTTCTGAAGATAGCCGTAAACCAGAAAATAAAGTCCGCTTCTTTATTGCTGTCTATCAACATCTTCGTGAACGTATTCGTCAGGATATTATTAAAACAGATGATCCGATTGATGCAATTGAGCAAATGGAAATTGAGCTTAATCGCTTAACAGAAGAATTGACTGGCCGTGAGAAAAAATTGGCGATCAGTTCTGAAAGTGTGGCGAATATTATGCGTAAAACCATTCAACGTGAACAAAACCGTATTCGCATGTTGAACCAAGGCCTACAAAATATTGCTTTCGGTCAGGTGAAATCGGTACGTTTAGTGGTCAATATTCGCGATACACATGCGATGTTGCTTGATGCGCTGTCAGGTAAACAGGAAGAATATCAAGATTTATTCAGCGATAATCGTATTACTTTCTCTGAAGCCATTGCGAAACTTTATCAACGCATTAACCCGCATATTGATATGGGGCAACGCACAGCACAAACTATCGGTGAAGAATTATTGGATTACCGTAATTACCTTGAGTTAGAAGTTGAAGTATTCCGTGGTGCAGATGGTTGGTTACGTGCTGAAAGTGGCGCATTATCGACTGGTGAAGCAATTGGTACGGGTATGTCAATCCTATTAATGGTTGTACAAAGCTGGGAAGAGGAAAGCCGACGTATTCGCGGTAAAGACATCGTACCATGTCGTTTACTCTTCTTAGATGAAGCGGCGCGTTTAGATGGTAAATCTATTTCCACCTTGTTCGAACTTTGCAAACGTTTGGATATGCAATTACTTATCGCAGCGCCAGAGAATATCAGCCCTGAAAAAGGGACAACCTATAAACTCGTGCGTAAAATCGCCGGCAACCAAGAGCAAGTTCATGTGGTGGGTTTGCGTGGCTTTGGCGCAGAGTAG
- a CDS encoding DMT family transporter, giving the protein MHNLIFAILCSVAVSVLLKVARKKNIIIEQAIAFNYIVAISLSYFLLKLDFKGLEFTEYLAQSDSTPIFLALGILLPTVFIIMSKAVEFAGIVRSDAAQRLSLFLPIVASFIIFHETLSQPKIVGIILAFIGLFCILNKSNEQSAVTFKGILGLIGVWFGYGTIDILFKQVAKSGGAFPTTLFIAFSLAACVMFLYLFLKRTQWTVPSFIGGIILGVLNFFNILFYIKAHQSFGQNPTLVFAGMNIGVICLGTITGAFFFKEKISKINWFGVLISLSAIFCLYYLDKILA; this is encoded by the coding sequence ATGCACAACCTCATTTTTGCTATTTTATGTAGTGTTGCCGTATCGGTGTTACTCAAAGTTGCCCGCAAGAAAAACATCATTATTGAACAAGCAATAGCGTTCAACTATATTGTCGCCATTTCATTAAGCTATTTCTTACTCAAACTTGATTTTAAAGGATTAGAATTTACTGAATATCTAGCACAAAGTGATAGCACACCTATTTTCCTGGCGTTAGGGATTTTATTACCAACCGTATTTATCATTATGTCTAAAGCGGTTGAATTTGCTGGCATCGTGCGTTCTGATGCTGCACAACGCTTATCATTATTTCTACCGATTGTTGCCTCTTTTATTATTTTCCATGAAACATTAAGTCAGCCTAAAATTGTTGGTATTATTTTGGCATTCATCGGTTTATTCTGTATTTTGAACAAATCAAATGAACAAAGTGCGGTCACTTTTAAAGGTATTTTAGGCTTAATCGGTGTTTGGTTTGGTTATGGCACCATTGATATCTTATTCAAACAAGTTGCCAAAAGCGGGGGAGCATTCCCAACCACATTATTCATTGCTTTCTCATTAGCCGCTTGTGTCATGTTCCTGTATTTATTCCTAAAACGCACTCAGTGGACAGTGCCAAGCTTTATTGGTGGAATCATTTTAGGTGTATTGAATTTTTTCAATATCCTGTTTTACATTAAAGCACACCAAAGTTTTGGACAAAACCCAACCTTAGTTTTTGCGGGAATGAATATTGGTGTGATTTGTTTAGGCACCATCACCGGCGCATTTTTTTTCAAAGAAAAAATCAGCAAAATCAACTGGTTTGGTGTGCTTATCAGCCTTTCAGCAATTTTCTGCTTATATTATTTAGATAAAATTTTGGCTTAA
- the sbcB gene encoding exodeoxyribonuclease I, translating into MINNFSFFIYDYESFGINPASDRPAQFAGIRTDADLNIIGEPIMLYCKQTNDYLPAPEAVMVTGITPQECNEKGIPEPEFAAKILAEFSQPNTCVMGYNNIRYDDEMTRYTFYRNFIDPYEYSWKNGNSRWDLLDLVRACYALRPEGINWAYDDDGMPSFRLEKLTKANGIEHENAHDAMADVYATIAMAKLIKEKQPKLFQFFFEHRGKKEIEKLIDTAEMTPLVHVSGMLGNYRGNCAWVAPLAWHPTNQNAVIVCDLSGDIDNLLNKSAVDLRQDLYTKKSELEERGVSSVPLKLVHINKCPILAPAKTLLPENAARLGIDRQHCLVNLAKLRQSLDIREKVIEIFSEEREFEPSDNVETELYNGFFSNADKNNMAILRDLPPEKLADHGLAFEDKRIPELLFHYRSRHFYKTLNRAEQIKWQKYRQRKLEQSAVKFEESLQRLVEEYSDNPIKLNLLQQIYEYGAKLLS; encoded by the coding sequence ATGATAAACAATTTTAGTTTTTTTATCTACGATTACGAAAGTTTTGGTATCAATCCGGCAAGTGATCGTCCAGCTCAATTTGCTGGTATTCGTACCGATGCAGATTTAAATATCATTGGTGAGCCTATTATGTTGTATTGCAAGCAAACCAATGATTATTTGCCCGCCCCGGAAGCCGTAATGGTCACAGGAATTACGCCACAAGAATGTAATGAAAAGGGGATTCCTGAACCTGAATTTGCCGCAAAAATTTTAGCTGAGTTTTCACAACCTAATACTTGTGTGATGGGTTATAACAACATTCGTTATGACGATGAAATGACTCGTTATACCTTTTACCGTAACTTCATTGATCCCTATGAATATAGCTGGAAAAATGGTAATTCTCGTTGGGATTTACTGGATTTGGTCCGAGCTTGCTATGCACTGCGTCCAGAAGGGATAAATTGGGCTTATGACGATGATGGTATGCCAAGCTTTCGCTTAGAAAAGCTAACCAAAGCAAATGGTATTGAGCATGAAAATGCCCATGATGCGATGGCGGATGTGTATGCAACCATCGCTATGGCTAAATTAATCAAAGAAAAGCAGCCTAAATTATTTCAATTCTTCTTTGAGCATAGAGGTAAAAAGGAAATTGAGAAATTGATTGACACAGCTGAAATGACACCATTAGTGCACGTTTCTGGCATGCTGGGGAATTATCGTGGCAATTGTGCTTGGGTAGCACCATTAGCATGGCATCCAACTAATCAAAATGCTGTAATCGTCTGTGATTTATCAGGTGATATTGATAATTTACTCAATAAAAGTGCGGTTGATTTGCGACAAGATTTATATACCAAGAAAAGCGAGCTAGAAGAAAGGGGAGTTTCATCAGTTCCATTAAAATTGGTTCATATTAATAAATGTCCAATTTTGGCGCCTGCAAAAACGTTACTGCCGGAAAATGCAGCTCGTTTAGGGATAGACAGACAACATTGCTTAGTTAATTTAGCAAAATTGCGCCAATCCTTAGATATTCGTGAGAAAGTTATTGAAATCTTCTCAGAAGAACGCGAATTTGAGCCGAGTGATAATGTAGAAACGGAACTTTATAACGGTTTCTTTAGCAATGCCGATAAAAACAATATGGCTATTTTACGTGATTTACCACCTGAAAAATTAGCTGATCATGGTTTAGCATTTGAAGATAAACGGATTCCTGAATTGTTGTTCCATTATCGCTCAAGACATTTTTATAAAACTCTAAATCGTGCAGAGCAAATCAAATGGCAAAAATACCGCCAACGTAAATTAGAACAAAGTGCGGTTAAATTTGAAGAAAGTTTACAACGGTTAGTAGAGGAATATTCGGATAATCCAATTAAGCTAAATTTACTGCAACAGATTTATGAATACGGAGCAAAACTGTTATCTTAA
- the ftnA gene encoding non-heme ferritin → MLNKAIADKLNEQINLEFYSSNVYLQMSSWCSKHGYEGAAAFLLRHADEELEHMQKLFQYVNETSGMPLLGKIDAPKNDYKSLKEVFETTLEHEKLVTSKINELVEVTFANKDYSTFNFLQWYVAEQHEEEKLFNSIIDKFNLLGEDGRSLYFIDRDLATL, encoded by the coding sequence ATGCTTAATAAAGCAATCGCAGATAAGTTAAATGAGCAGATCAATTTAGAGTTCTACTCTTCTAATGTTTATTTACAAATGAGTTCTTGGTGTAGTAAACACGGTTACGAAGGTGCTGCAGCATTTTTACTTCGTCATGCTGATGAAGAATTAGAGCATATGCAAAAATTATTTCAATACGTAAATGAAACTAGTGGTATGCCACTTTTAGGTAAAATTGATGCACCTAAAAATGACTATAAATCACTTAAAGAAGTATTTGAAACCACACTTGAACATGAAAAACTCGTTACTTCTAAAATTAATGAATTAGTTGAAGTGACTTTTGCAAACAAAGACTATTCTACTTTTAACTTCTTACAATGGTACGTTGCAGAACAACACGAAGAAGAAAAATTATTCAATAGCATTATTGATAAATTTAACTTGTTGGGTGAAGACGGTCGTTCGCTTTACTTTATCGATCGTGATTTAGCAACATTATAA
- the ftnA gene encoding non-heme ferritin codes for MLSANVIKLLNDQMNLEFYSSNLYLQMSAWCEQNGFEGAAKFLSEHAAEEMQHMRKLFTYLNETGALAVITAIEAPAHEYKSLKEIIELTYKHEKLITSKINELVGKTFEEKDYSAFNFLQWYVAEQHEEEKLFSGILDKLNLLGEDGKGLFLIDKDLGNLAGQTA; via the coding sequence ATGTTATCAGCAAACGTAATCAAATTATTAAATGATCAAATGAACCTTGAGTTCTACTCTTCAAATCTTTACTTACAAATGAGTGCATGGTGCGAACAAAATGGTTTTGAAGGTGCAGCTAAATTCTTATCAGAACACGCTGCAGAAGAAATGCAACACATGCGTAAATTATTCACTTATTTGAATGAAACTGGTGCTTTAGCGGTAATCACTGCAATTGAAGCACCTGCGCATGAGTACAAATCATTAAAAGAAATCATTGAATTAACTTATAAACACGAAAAATTGATCACAAGTAAAATCAATGAATTAGTGGGTAAAACTTTTGAAGAAAAAGACTACTCTGCATTCAATTTCTTACAATGGTATGTTGCAGAACAACACGAAGAAGAGAAATTATTCAGCGGTATTTTAGACAAATTAAATCTTCTTGGCGAAGATGGCAAAGGCTTATTCTTAATCGATAAAGATTTAGGTAACCTTGCTGGTCAAACCGCTTAA
- a CDS encoding site-specific integrase: MYLNEITPTKRGEKHEFNRLTKFLRHPITDKYISDVTRQDLELWINERLETVKGESVRRELSTIGHIFKVTLERWGYIQSSPMVGLQQPKASKPRTQRFTQEDIDEIVNISGYNKSLKTAKARTGAALLFAIETAMRAGEICGLTWDNVSLERKTAYLPMTKNGSSRTVPLSKNAVRILEKLRDEIEQGETCFQVKSNILDATFRKLKKAANRDDLHFHDTRREALTRLAKKVDVMTLAKISGHKDIRILQNVYYAPNMEEVAELLD, translated from the coding sequence GTGTATCTAAATGAAATCACACCTACAAAACGAGGTGAAAAGCACGAATTCAACCGATTAACTAAGTTTTTACGCCACCCTATAACTGATAAATATATTTCAGATGTAACAAGGCAGGATTTAGAGCTTTGGATAAATGAAAGATTGGAAACTGTGAAAGGCGAAAGTGTTCGCAGAGAGCTATCCACTATCGGACATATATTTAAGGTTACGCTGGAGCGATGGGGATACATTCAATCCTCCCCGATGGTTGGATTGCAACAGCCAAAAGCAAGCAAGCCAAGAACGCAAAGATTTACTCAGGAAGATATTGACGAGATAGTTAATATTAGTGGATATAACAAGAGTTTAAAAACAGCCAAAGCAAGAACTGGAGCTGCACTATTGTTTGCGATTGAAACAGCTATGCGAGCCGGTGAGATATGCGGATTAACTTGGGATAATGTAAGTCTAGAAAGAAAGACGGCTTATTTGCCAATGACGAAAAACGGCTCTTCTCGCACTGTTCCACTTTCAAAAAATGCGGTGAGAATACTGGAAAAGTTAAGAGATGAAATAGAACAAGGCGAAACTTGCTTTCAAGTGAAATCAAATATACTTGATGCGACATTCAGAAAGTTAAAGAAAGCGGCTAATAGAGATGATTTACACTTCCACGACACTAGACGAGAAGCTTTGACGAGATTGGCTAAAAAGGTTGATGTGATGACTTTGGCGAAAATATCGGGGCATAAAGACATAAGGATTTTACAAAACGTCTATTACGCCCCGAATATGGAAGAAGTTGCTGAACTTCTAGATTAA
- a CDS encoding phage tail assembly protein T: MGKTLEEIEQMPEKHFQEYMLFYQEQPFGLWRDDYRTAQIAHLLALIHKDPKQKATTLSDLMPFFNENKVAEDKEDDGVESYLLNR; encoded by the coding sequence TTGGGTAAAACATTAGAAGAAATCGAACAAATGCCTGAAAAACATTTTCAGGAATATATGCTGTTTTATCAAGAACAGCCATTTGGTTTATGGAGAGATGATTATCGCACAGCACAGATTGCTCATTTGTTAGCGTTAATTCATAAAGATCCAAAACAGAAAGCCACAACATTGAGCGATTTAATGCCATTTTTCAATGAAAATAAGGTGGCAGAAGATAAAGAAGATGATGGCGTAGAGTCTTATTTGTTAAATCGTTGA
- a CDS encoding type II toxin-antitoxin system HicB family antitoxin, with protein MLYPIAIEPGDETHAFGVIVPDIPGCFSAGDTLEEAYINAKEAIAGHLELLVEMGEEVPLPTSMENHRNNPDFTDYGMFFGVVDVDITHLLGKSEKINITMPAYLIKRIDDFVSTHREYKNRSSFLAKIAADKILSA; from the coding sequence ATGTTATATCCAATCGCAATTGAGCCAGGCGACGAAACTCACGCATTTGGTGTGATTGTACCAGATATTCCTGGCTGTTTTTCTGCTGGTGATACGCTTGAAGAAGCTTATATTAATGCGAAAGAAGCTATTGCGGGGCATTTGGAATTATTGGTTGAAATGGGCGAAGAAGTACCATTGCCAACATCAATGGAAAATCACCGTAATAACCCTGATTTTACTGATTATGGAATGTTCTTTGGTGTGGTGGATGTGGATATTACTCATTTATTGGGTAAATCTGAGAAAATCAACATCACAATGCCAGCTTATTTAATTAAGCGCATTGATGATTTTGTTTCAACACATCGTGAATATAAAAACCGTAGCAGTTTTTTAGCTAAAATCGCAGCAGATAAGATCTTATCCGCTTAA
- a CDS encoding DUF968 domain-containing protein, translated as MMFRIPRNAAQVMTKRMVLMPEPIELQHNESGVVNWQGAISEEFPPLVVDFLKNKEVQSKLLTKKALMNFVGSIKHCQLSDGEYCHKELTITPHLDGFIRTCWHHDTEMRKGNYDAEKAKLVVEQNIEQAIIAKIQLDLKHARPLTESDLVLYCFKNGLQRLLSDALLRKVFSVKDYERDNKESSTRFEDPLIYHMDRLDKAILNLKADDDPLLQYMARPKPQYIRSEKWLRWVKTQPCVCCGKQADDPHHLIGHGNGVMGSKADDLDCVPLCRIHHNELHQNVKAFEEKYGSQIELWHKFFLYAIKIGALTID; from the coding sequence ATGATGTTTAGAATTCCGCGCAATGCTGCACAGGTAATGACGAAGAGAATGGTGTTAATGCCAGAACCTATTGAGTTACAACATAATGAATCTGGTGTAGTTAATTGGCAAGGGGCTATTAGTGAAGAATTTCCACCGTTGGTGGTGGATTTCTTAAAAAATAAGGAAGTGCAGTCAAAATTACTTACAAAAAAAGCGTTGATGAATTTTGTTGGCAGTATTAAGCATTGTCAGTTGAGTGATGGTGAATACTGTCATAAAGAATTAACAATCACTCCGCACTTAGACGGTTTTATCAGAACTTGTTGGCACCACGATACAGAAATGCGCAAGGGAAACTATGATGCAGAAAAAGCAAAGTTGGTGGTGGAACAAAATATAGAGCAAGCAATCATTGCAAAAATCCAATTAGATTTAAAACATGCTCGTCCTTTAACAGAATCAGATTTAGTGCTGTATTGTTTTAAGAATGGACTTCAACGTTTATTAAGTGATGCGTTATTAAGAAAGGTCTTTAGTGTTAAAGATTATGAACGAGACAATAAAGAAAGTTCTACTCGTTTTGAAGATCCTCTTATTTATCACATGGACCGTTTAGACAAAGCCATTTTAAATTTAAAAGCTGATGATGACCCGCTACTTCAATATATGGCAAGACCAAAGCCACAATATATTCGTTCTGAAAAATGGTTACGTTGGGTAAAAACTCAGCCTTGTGTGTGCTGTGGTAAACAAGCAGATGATCCACATCATTTAATTGGTCATGGTAATGGTGTGATGGGAAGTAAAGCAGATGATTTGGATTGTGTGCCGCTTTGCCGAATTCATCACAATGAATTACATCAAAACGTAAAAGCATTTGAAGAAAAGTATGGTTCACAAATAGAGCTTTGGCATAAGTTCTTTTTATATGCCATCAAGATTGGTGCATTAACTATTGATTAA
- a CDS encoding helix-turn-helix transcriptional regulator, whose product MNNEELTKQRISERLEFVIVDSNLRTRKALADLVGVKAQAVTNWIQRGQISQENARVINLKLGYPIDWLLGGDSELPEISTALSPSELMDTQHDGRHKHRIDYLDVRAAAGLTGFENSDYPEVISSLYLTDEGMLQIIGKKNANGICIVNVPTDSMEPTIRKSDIVFIDTKINAYNGDGIYAFTIDGALFIKRVQKLVGGGYRLHSDNKDYDPQDITDEICQTAKFIGRFIRTVHIEAVNL is encoded by the coding sequence ATGAACAATGAAGAATTAACTAAACAACGAATCTCTGAACGCCTAGAATTTGTTATTGTTGATAGCAATTTAAGAACTAGAAAGGCGCTAGCTGATTTGGTTGGAGTAAAAGCGCAGGCGGTCACAAATTGGATACAGCGAGGACAAATCAGTCAGGAAAATGCCAGGGTTATAAATCTAAAATTAGGTTATCCGATTGATTGGTTACTTGGCGGTGACAGCGAACTTCCTGAAATTTCGACCGCACTTTCACCTTCCGAATTGATGGACACTCAACACGACGGACGGCACAAACATCGCATTGATTACCTAGATGTGCGCGCAGCAGCAGGTTTAACAGGATTTGAAAATTCGGATTATCCGGAGGTGATCTCAAGTCTTTATTTAACCGATGAAGGGATGTTGCAAATTATTGGCAAGAAAAATGCTAACGGTATTTGCATTGTTAACGTGCCTACTGACAGCATGGAGCCGACAATTCGTAAGAGCGATATTGTATTTATCGACACTAAAATAAACGCCTACAACGGCGACGGCATTTATGCTTTTACTATTGACGGCGCATTGTTTATCAAGCGTGTACAAAAGCTTGTTGGAGGTGGTTATAGATTGCACTCAGACAATAAAGACTATGATCCGCAAGACATAACAGATGAGATTTGCCAAACCGCGAAATTTATCGGCAGATTTATCCGCACTGTGCATATCGAAGCGGTGAATTTGTGA